The following are encoded in a window of Rosa chinensis cultivar Old Blush chromosome 4, RchiOBHm-V2, whole genome shotgun sequence genomic DNA:
- the LOC112197580 gene encoding protein OBERON 2 isoform X1 has product MEIDNHEESDGSTPRTNENDVSIRRVAPDESGEGLPFAPINWPNPGDTWRWKVGKRVSGSGYFLDRYLYLPKSLCHGGGNPTRRKYGFASKLAVERYIQTSFPGTNLDAFFESFSWKIPAEMSLLANGAVKLKHVPVGPPIPPCAEIEESDSQSDALCCKARNKLCISLLGEAENPPLAFMKCDICCTEAKFCRDCCCILCSKTINFSYGGYDYIRCEAMTGEGTRCGHAAHIDCALRCYMAGTVGGSIGLDSEYYCRRCDARTNLVPHVSRLLQTCESLDSRDNIEKILNIGICILRSSEKTSAKELLKRIEVAVAKLKYGTYLEDIWKQEGNSANSTDVCHHQSTDMEVTTYQEPSNGKTSSDLMSASFDYRSESQRLAEDIDQVLHALKTSQESEFKMAEEKLLAQKNYICNLYQQLEKEKSDLARRTSTDPDALLNIVLSRVKQIKREVTNLKEMEEIASGFGKTSRATLKKHFNLEIEE; this is encoded by the exons ATGGAGATTGATAATCACGAGGAAAGCGATGGAAGCACACCTAGGACAAACGAAAATGATGTTTCTATTAGGCGAGTTGCACCTGATGAATCTGGTGAAGGTTTGCCTTTTGCTCCTATTAATTGGCCTAATCCTGGTGATACTTGGCGGTGGAAAGTGGGAAAGCGAGTTTCTGGATCTGGATACTTTCTCGATAGGTACCTCTATCTTCCAAAAAGTCTTTGCCATGGTGGTGGGAATCCAACGCGTAGGAAATATGGTTTTGCAAGCAAGCTTGCAGTTGAACGATACATCCAAACATCATTTCCTGGTACAAACCTCGATGCATTTTTTGAATCATTCTCCTGGAAGATCCCAGCCGAAATGTCACTGTTAGCAAATG GTGCTGTAAAGCTGAAGCATGTTCCAGTTGGTCCACCAATTCCACCTTGTGCAGAGATTGAAGAGTCTGATTCTCAGTCTGACGCCTTGTGCTGTAAAGCCAGAAATAAGTTGTGCATTAGTTTGTTAGGAGAAGCAGAAAACCCACCTTTAGCATTCATGAAGTGTGATATTTGCTGCACTGAAGCTAAGTTCTGTCGAGATTGCTGCTGCATTCTTTGTTCGAAGACTATAAACTTCTCCTATGGAGGCTATGATTACATCAGATGTGAAGCAATGACAGGCGAGGGTACTAGATGTGGGCATGCTGCCCACATTGATTGTGCTCTCCGATGCTACATGGCTGGCACTGTAGGAGGAAGCATCGGATTGGATTCTGAGTACTATTGCCGGCGCTGTGATGCAAGGACAAATCTGGTTCCACATGTGTCAAGGCTTTTACAGACATGTGAATCCCTTGATTCTCGGGACAACATTGAGAAGATTTTAAATATTGGTATCTGCATCTTGCGCAGTTCCGAGAAAACCAGTGCAAAGGAGTTGCTCAAACGTATTGAAGTGGCTGTTGCAAAG CTCAAATATGGGACTTATCTTGAAGATATTTGGAAGCAGGAAGGTAATTCAGCTAATTCCACCG ATGTTTGTCATCATCAAAGTACTGACATGGAAGTCACAACTTACCAAGAGCCCTCAAATGGTAAAACAAGCTCAGATTTGATGTCTGCATCTTTTGATTATCGCTCTGAATCTCAAAGACTCGCAGAAGACATTGATCAGGTTCTGCATGCACTAAAGACGTCACAAGAGTCTGAATTTAAGATGGCGGAGGAAAAGCTTCTTGCACAGAAGAACTATATTTGTAATCTGTATCAGCAACTTGAGAAAGAGAAGTCTGATTTGGCACGTCGCACATCAACCGACCCTGATGCTTTACTCAATATTGTATTGAGCAGGGTGAAGCAGATTAAAAGAGAAGTCACGAATCTCAAGGAGATGGAGGAAATAGCATCTGGATTTGGAAAGACTTCTAGAGCTACCCTGAAGAAGCACTTCAATTTGGAAATTGAGGAATGA
- the LOC112197552 gene encoding uncharacterized protein LOC112197552: MILPFHKNNPNPIRILIPTQDWPSLFTHRASLFLLLLLILALSSSFFPIEAMKVHPIPKRRNISIQYHSRSPLSEAQALLGLTHKKLRRLPHVFSRVLELPFRSDADVLIEENPDCFRFVAETESFGHDVRAHTVEIHPGVTKIVVRERGSAAELTLDELELDMWRFRLPESTRPELARAVFVDGELIVTVPKMEGMENSEGGDGGEVWGGGSGGGGNGNGGFRGGMGNRLVLVQ, translated from the coding sequence ATGATTCTTCCTTTTCATAAAAACAACCCCAACCCAATCAGGATTTTGATTCCCACCCAAGATTGGCCTTCACTTTTCACCCACAGGGCATCTTTGTTTCTCCTCCTATTATTAATCTTGGCTCTatcttcctccttcttccccATTGAAGCCATGAAGGTCCATCCAATCCCCAAGAGGCGCAACATCTCCATCCAGTACCATTCAAGAAGCCCGCTTTCTGAAGCCCAGGCCCTCCTCGGCCTCACCCACAAGAAGCTCCGCCGCCTCCCCCATGTCTTCAGCCGCGTCCTCGAGCTCCCTTTCCGCTCCGACGCCGACGTCCTCATCGAGGAGAACCCCGACTGCTTCCGCTTCGTCGCCGAAACCGAGAGCTTCGGCCACGACGTCAGGGCCCACACCGTCGAAATCCACCCCGGGGTGACCAAGATTGTCGTCAGGGAAAGAGGCTCCGCGGCGGAGCTGACGTTGGACGAGCTGGAGCTCGACATGTGGAGGTTCCGGCTCCCGGAGTCGACCCGGCCCGAGCTGGCCAGGGCGGTTTTTGTCGACGGGGAGCTCATTGTGACGGTTCCGAAGATGGAGGGGATGGAGAATTCGGAGGGCGGAGATGGCGGGGAGGTTTGGGGTGGCGGCAGCGGTGGTGGTGGGAATGGGAATGGGGGGTTCAGAGGAGGTATGGGAAATCGGCTGGTGCTTGTACAGTAA
- the LOC112197580 gene encoding protein OBERON 2 isoform X2, with the protein MEIDNHEESDGSTPRTNENDVSIRRVAPDESGEGLPFAPINWPNPGDTWRWKVGKRVSGSGYFLDRYLYLPKSLCHGGGNPTRRKYGFASKLAVERYIQTSFPGTNLDAFFESFSWKIPAEMSLLANGAVKLKHVPVGPPIPPCAEIEESDSQSDALCCKARNKLCISLLGEAENPPLAFMKCDICCTEAKFCRDCCCILCSKTINFSYGGYDYIRCEAMTGEGTRCGHAAHIDCALRCYMAGTVGGSIGLDSEYYCRRCDARTNLVPHVSRLLQTCESLDSRDNIEKILNIGICILRSSEKTSAKELLKRIEVAVAKLKYGTYLEDIWKQEDVCHHQSTDMEVTTYQEPSNGKTSSDLMSASFDYRSESQRLAEDIDQVLHALKTSQESEFKMAEEKLLAQKNYICNLYQQLEKEKSDLARRTSTDPDALLNIVLSRVKQIKREVTNLKEMEEIASGFGKTSRATLKKHFNLEIEE; encoded by the exons ATGGAGATTGATAATCACGAGGAAAGCGATGGAAGCACACCTAGGACAAACGAAAATGATGTTTCTATTAGGCGAGTTGCACCTGATGAATCTGGTGAAGGTTTGCCTTTTGCTCCTATTAATTGGCCTAATCCTGGTGATACTTGGCGGTGGAAAGTGGGAAAGCGAGTTTCTGGATCTGGATACTTTCTCGATAGGTACCTCTATCTTCCAAAAAGTCTTTGCCATGGTGGTGGGAATCCAACGCGTAGGAAATATGGTTTTGCAAGCAAGCTTGCAGTTGAACGATACATCCAAACATCATTTCCTGGTACAAACCTCGATGCATTTTTTGAATCATTCTCCTGGAAGATCCCAGCCGAAATGTCACTGTTAGCAAATG GTGCTGTAAAGCTGAAGCATGTTCCAGTTGGTCCACCAATTCCACCTTGTGCAGAGATTGAAGAGTCTGATTCTCAGTCTGACGCCTTGTGCTGTAAAGCCAGAAATAAGTTGTGCATTAGTTTGTTAGGAGAAGCAGAAAACCCACCTTTAGCATTCATGAAGTGTGATATTTGCTGCACTGAAGCTAAGTTCTGTCGAGATTGCTGCTGCATTCTTTGTTCGAAGACTATAAACTTCTCCTATGGAGGCTATGATTACATCAGATGTGAAGCAATGACAGGCGAGGGTACTAGATGTGGGCATGCTGCCCACATTGATTGTGCTCTCCGATGCTACATGGCTGGCACTGTAGGAGGAAGCATCGGATTGGATTCTGAGTACTATTGCCGGCGCTGTGATGCAAGGACAAATCTGGTTCCACATGTGTCAAGGCTTTTACAGACATGTGAATCCCTTGATTCTCGGGACAACATTGAGAAGATTTTAAATATTGGTATCTGCATCTTGCGCAGTTCCGAGAAAACCAGTGCAAAGGAGTTGCTCAAACGTATTGAAGTGGCTGTTGCAAAG CTCAAATATGGGACTTATCTTGAAGATATTTGGAAGCAGGAAG ATGTTTGTCATCATCAAAGTACTGACATGGAAGTCACAACTTACCAAGAGCCCTCAAATGGTAAAACAAGCTCAGATTTGATGTCTGCATCTTTTGATTATCGCTCTGAATCTCAAAGACTCGCAGAAGACATTGATCAGGTTCTGCATGCACTAAAGACGTCACAAGAGTCTGAATTTAAGATGGCGGAGGAAAAGCTTCTTGCACAGAAGAACTATATTTGTAATCTGTATCAGCAACTTGAGAAAGAGAAGTCTGATTTGGCACGTCGCACATCAACCGACCCTGATGCTTTACTCAATATTGTATTGAGCAGGGTGAAGCAGATTAAAAGAGAAGTCACGAATCTCAAGGAGATGGAGGAAATAGCATCTGGATTTGGAAAGACTTCTAGAGCTACCCTGAAGAAGCACTTCAATTTGGAAATTGAGGAATGA